The following proteins are encoded in a genomic region of Thermococcus henrietii:
- a CDS encoding ferritin family protein, whose amino-acid sequence MGRALELFMEKASVREEIRKAVRELSQKSLKEIMAYILKGEVDSTNLYRFLYENLPDGYPRDKFREFLEMEKDHDSEVSRLFESLFPGEDVPKVHLKSWARVFSEKDYRLRTVGDYLRVLEIGMDAEKLSEMLYLLLAELLENPEHKKLMERLAEDEREHYEFLKDEYEFYSKVERQKALKELIEEIKRDKKRRL is encoded by the coding sequence ATGGGCAGAGCCTTAGAGCTCTTCATGGAAAAAGCCAGCGTGAGGGAGGAAATCCGAAAGGCCGTTAGGGAGCTGTCTCAAAAATCATTGAAGGAGATAATGGCATACATCCTCAAGGGGGAAGTGGACTCAACGAACCTGTACCGCTTCCTCTACGAGAACCTGCCGGACGGCTACCCACGGGACAAGTTCAGGGAGTTCTTGGAGATGGAGAAGGACCACGACTCGGAGGTTTCCCGGCTGTTCGAGAGCCTGTTTCCCGGCGAGGATGTTCCGAAGGTTCATCTGAAGAGCTGGGCAAGGGTCTTCTCAGAAAAAGACTACCGACTTAGAACTGTCGGAGATTACCTGCGGGTTCTTGAGATAGGGATGGACGCCGAAAAGCTCTCCGAGATGCTCTACCTGCTCCTCGCAGAGCTCCTGGAAAATCCAGAGCACAAAAAGCTCATGGAGCGCCTCGCTGAGGATGAGAGAGAGCACTACGAGTTTCTAAAGGATGAATATGAGTTCTACTCAAAAGTCGAGCGCCAGAAGGCACTAAAAGAGCTCATTGAGGAAATTAAGAGGGACAAGAAACGGAGACTCTAA